One segment of Anatilimnocola aggregata DNA contains the following:
- a CDS encoding alpha/beta hydrolase, producing MKRLFKFSLLFLGGLLMLLGRGIEAQGDEPAKPKKWPNAWVPEGKPLRGILHFDGRQAGNPKPWQPFCERHGLVWFPFGRDGDVAVLDEKFREEVAAELNHPELVNAPVIRVGLSSNGGFTMLLAQQHPDRMLACVAHQPLPPWAKGNENFNFNRMTETNSSLVGKPHDISQSFRVPCIQQTGENDPVCGTIMAYGLDRYARSQQAPWTYFCLPRGGHGNVVPNELLMPWLDGVIAQRFPADVDLSKGLPKLNEIRIEYGWLANPHTLEIAEYAKFAGDKSKATWLPNEASALAWKKLGVAMPFELPEQSVRMPSGLIDKLVIHDPKSNRVVPSDSVYCEPWKVVANLKPGDVGWKVFPSAGPVAVIGKVPELVRGCDWIKPDNASLAFAGEVLMEFTVTDKATVYVAHDEKLAKKPAWLADWKDTGESLQGGYLGNERSFRLFAKEFPKGAAVKLGPNGTSVEKQEKPQLLSWIYLTIVKHQKIQ from the coding sequence ATGAAGCGATTATTCAAATTTTCGTTGCTGTTCCTCGGCGGCCTGCTGATGCTGCTAGGCCGTGGAATCGAGGCCCAAGGTGACGAACCGGCGAAACCCAAGAAATGGCCGAATGCCTGGGTGCCGGAAGGCAAGCCGCTCCGGGGCATCTTGCATTTCGACGGCAGGCAAGCGGGAAACCCCAAGCCTTGGCAGCCCTTCTGCGAGCGTCACGGACTGGTGTGGTTTCCCTTCGGGCGCGATGGTGACGTCGCTGTACTGGATGAGAAATTTCGCGAGGAAGTCGCCGCAGAGTTGAATCATCCGGAACTCGTCAACGCCCCGGTGATCCGAGTGGGACTCTCGTCGAACGGCGGCTTCACGATGCTGCTTGCTCAACAGCACCCGGATCGCATGTTGGCGTGTGTGGCCCATCAGCCGTTGCCTCCCTGGGCCAAGGGAAATGAGAACTTCAACTTCAACCGGATGACCGAAACCAATTCCTCGCTCGTCGGCAAGCCACACGACATTTCGCAATCGTTTCGTGTGCCGTGCATCCAGCAAACAGGCGAAAACGATCCGGTTTGCGGCACCATCATGGCGTACGGCCTCGACCGTTACGCTCGCAGCCAGCAGGCGCCGTGGACCTATTTCTGCCTGCCCCGTGGCGGACACGGCAACGTCGTGCCGAACGAGTTGTTGATGCCGTGGCTCGACGGCGTCATCGCTCAGCGATTTCCCGCCGATGTCGATCTTTCCAAGGGACTGCCCAAGCTCAACGAAATCCGGATCGAGTACGGTTGGCTGGCCAATCCGCACACGCTGGAAATCGCTGAATACGCGAAATTCGCTGGCGATAAGTCCAAAGCCACCTGGTTGCCGAATGAAGCGAGTGCCCTGGCATGGAAGAAACTGGGCGTAGCCATGCCTTTCGAACTCCCCGAGCAATCGGTGCGGATGCCTTCCGGGTTGATCGACAAATTGGTGATCCACGATCCCAAATCGAATCGGGTCGTGCCGTCGGACTCGGTCTATTGCGAGCCGTGGAAGGTCGTCGCGAATCTGAAACCGGGGGACGTGGGTTGGAAGGTGTTTCCCAGCGCTGGCCCGGTGGCCGTGATCGGCAAGGTGCCCGAACTCGTTCGCGGCTGCGACTGGATCAAGCCCGATAACGCCTCCCTGGCCTTTGCGGGCGAGGTGCTGATGGAATTCACCGTGACCGACAAGGCAACGGTCTACGTGGCCCACGACGAGAAACTCGCGAAGAAGCCGGCTTGGTTGGCGGACTGGAAGGACACGGGAGAGTCGTTGCAGGGCGGATATCTGGGGAATGAACGCAGCTTCCGGCTCTTCGCGAAGGAATTTCCCAAAGGGGCCGCAGTCAAACTAGGCCCGAACGGCACGAGTGTCGAGAAACAAGAAAAGCCACAGTTGCTATCGTGGATCTATCTGACGATCGTAAAGCACCAGAAAATACAGTAA
- a CDS encoding GntR family transcriptional regulator: MDTSLVRSPVYQQLNQRLRSALATEYRSGDQFLTEREVAEKFQVSRATANKSLASLVSEGFLEFRKGLGTFVRRDVIDYDVRSLVSFTEKARAAGKKPSTELVTFGKLSAAEVNSEIAAALALTGDALLWEMERLRLADGIPVIWEHRYVVHQHCPKLTKSQAEGSLYRTWTETHGLRIGGANEVIRAGLLSASEAKHLHTAAKSPALEVVSVGYLEDDSPLWWERTLYRGDQYEFHSRLGPIQSATPARGKLR, from the coding sequence ATGGATACGTCACTCGTTCGCAGCCCGGTCTATCAGCAGCTCAATCAGCGATTGCGTAGCGCGCTTGCGACGGAGTATCGCTCGGGTGATCAATTCCTAACCGAACGCGAAGTCGCCGAAAAGTTTCAGGTCAGCCGCGCGACCGCCAACAAATCGCTGGCCAGCCTCGTTTCCGAGGGCTTCCTCGAATTTCGCAAGGGCTTGGGCACGTTCGTGCGCCGCGATGTGATCGACTACGACGTCCGCTCGCTGGTCAGCTTTACCGAGAAGGCCCGAGCTGCCGGGAAGAAACCGAGCACAGAGCTGGTTACGTTCGGCAAACTTTCAGCGGCCGAAGTCAACTCGGAGATCGCAGCCGCCTTGGCGCTGACCGGTGACGCGCTCCTCTGGGAAATGGAACGTTTACGGCTCGCCGACGGCATTCCCGTGATTTGGGAGCATCGCTATGTTGTGCATCAACACTGCCCAAAGCTGACCAAGTCGCAGGCCGAGGGCTCGCTGTATCGCACCTGGACCGAGACGCACGGCTTAAGGATCGGCGGGGCGAATGAAGTGATCCGGGCTGGGCTGTTGTCGGCGAGCGAAGCGAAGCACCTTCATACCGCCGCAAAGTCTCCAGCGTTGGAAGTCGTCTCCGTCGGCTATCTTGAAGACGACTCACCACTCTGGTGGGAGCGCACGCTCTACCGCGGCGACCAATACGAATTTCACAGCCGCCTGGGCCCCATTCAGTCGGCGACTCCCGCGCGAGGCAAGCTACGATAA
- a CDS encoding DUF1552 domain-containing protein: protein MKIFKHCPIDRRTFLRGAGVALALPWLESMSSLSRAASTAGGITESERPKRALFTMWGLGMNGRDFTPANTGHDWSVTPILKPVAHLRDEFTLISGLKLTHSGGHGGDRTFLTGTATHKADAKLRISADQELAEAIGKATRFPSLVLGVHRGTGFGSGTIDKTLAWTRGGTPIPAENRPHILFDKLFRAESPDEVAARKVGADRTGSVLDAVRDEAKRLQNRLGKEDLAKLDEYFNSIRDVEQSIATDLAWLDKPKPEVAPIDFGQNVQALDPELQAKGNFDYRRYQRLMFDVITLALQTDSTRVINYYARRDLNDGTHCYAYKGCPYGYHEMTHHGEEPDKLKWLTTVDTWYMEDWAYFIEKLKSVKEGDGSLLDHTMLVWGSSGGTVNAHNNTELPTMLVGGHKLGIKHQGHLLKKHVRLGNLWQTMFGVMGVAVPKDFQGGEADGVIKELI, encoded by the coding sequence ATGAAAATCTTCAAACACTGCCCCATTGACCGCCGCACTTTCCTACGCGGCGCCGGCGTCGCACTCGCGCTGCCTTGGCTTGAATCTATGTCTTCGCTGTCGCGGGCGGCTTCGACGGCGGGCGGCATCACGGAGAGCGAGCGGCCGAAACGCGCCCTCTTTACCATGTGGGGCCTCGGCATGAACGGCCGCGATTTCACGCCCGCGAATACGGGCCACGATTGGAGCGTCACGCCCATCCTCAAGCCCGTGGCACACCTGCGCGATGAGTTCACTCTCATCAGTGGCCTGAAGCTCACGCACTCCGGCGGCCACGGTGGTGACCGCACCTTTTTGACGGGCACCGCCACGCATAAAGCCGACGCGAAGCTCCGCATCTCCGCCGACCAGGAACTCGCCGAAGCCATCGGCAAGGCCACCCGTTTTCCCTCGCTCGTGCTCGGCGTACATCGCGGCACCGGCTTCGGCAGCGGCACCATAGACAAGACGCTCGCCTGGACCCGTGGCGGCACGCCCATCCCGGCAGAAAACCGTCCGCACATTCTCTTCGATAAGCTCTTCCGCGCGGAAAGCCCTGACGAAGTCGCTGCCCGCAAGGTCGGCGCCGACCGCACCGGCAGCGTGCTCGACGCCGTGCGTGACGAAGCCAAGCGCCTGCAAAACCGCCTCGGCAAAGAAGACCTGGCCAAGCTCGATGAATACTTCAACTCCATCCGCGACGTGGAGCAGAGCATCGCCACCGACCTCGCGTGGCTCGATAAGCCGAAGCCCGAGGTCGCTCCGATCGACTTCGGCCAAAACGTGCAGGCGCTCGATCCCGAACTGCAAGCCAAAGGGAATTTCGATTACCGCCGCTACCAGCGCCTGATGTTCGACGTCATCACGCTCGCGCTGCAGACCGATAGCACTCGCGTCATCAACTACTATGCCCGTCGCGATCTCAACGATGGCACGCACTGTTACGCCTACAAAGGCTGTCCCTACGGTTATCATGAAATGACGCACCACGGCGAAGAGCCCGACAAGCTCAAGTGGCTGACCACTGTCGACACTTGGTACATGGAGGACTGGGCCTACTTCATCGAGAAGCTCAAGAGCGTGAAGGAAGGGGACGGCAGCCTGCTCGACCACACCATGCTCGTCTGGGGTAGCAGCGGCGGCACTGTGAACGCGCACAACAACACCGAACTGCCCACCATGCTCGTCGGCGGCCACAAGCTCGGCATCAAGCACCAAGGTCACTTGCTAAAGAAGCACGTTCGCCTCGGCAACCTCTGGCAGACCATGTTCGGCGTGATGGGCGTCGCGGTACCGAAAGATTTTCAAGGTGGCGAGGCCGACGGCGTCATCAAGGAACTCATATGA
- a CDS encoding formylglycine-generating enzyme family protein, translating into MKTTIFLTAVVTAALFGISSESQTCADGPNPRLANTRDAKLDKEFEYLIFDLGKGIYLKLVKVSAKGKSFIIGSSKSEQEAVVKKHFDGKRPDWIDFEADHSVTLTDDYFIGQREVTRGQFRRFVEDAGYTTDAEQSEGGYGWNEELKKFEGRDKKYSWKNTGAPGQSEEHPVTNVSRADARKFCEWLAKKADGKVRLREVRLPGEAEWEFACRAGSTGRFCFGDDEEKLAEYANVADATWNEKFPNPKAIKAKDGHVFAAPVGQFKPNEFGLYDMHGNVWEWCEDFFGKYSALPKDRNGIQKKNQGQLRPVLRGGAWYLNPGSCRSANRYIVGVGSSRYGAAGFRVVAVP; encoded by the coding sequence ATGAAGACAACCATTTTTCTGACTGCGGTGGTTACGGCCGCTTTGTTTGGTATTTCCAGCGAGTCCCAGACATGTGCTGATGGGCCCAATCCACGTCTGGCAAACACAAGAGATGCCAAGCTAGACAAGGAATTTGAGTATCTCATTTTTGATCTCGGCAAGGGAATCTACCTGAAACTCGTGAAAGTGTCAGCCAAAGGGAAGTCGTTCATCATCGGTTCTTCCAAATCAGAACAGGAAGCGGTGGTGAAGAAACATTTTGACGGCAAACGGCCGGACTGGATCGATTTTGAAGCCGACCATTCGGTCACCTTGACGGACGATTACTTCATCGGCCAGCGCGAGGTCACCCGCGGTCAGTTCCGACGTTTCGTGGAAGACGCCGGCTACACGACCGATGCCGAGCAGAGCGAAGGGGGATACGGCTGGAATGAAGAGTTGAAAAAGTTCGAGGGCCGCGACAAGAAATACAGTTGGAAGAACACCGGCGCCCCCGGGCAGTCGGAAGAACACCCGGTAACGAACGTCAGCCGAGCTGATGCGAGGAAGTTTTGCGAGTGGCTGGCGAAGAAAGCCGACGGCAAGGTTAGACTGCGCGAAGTTCGATTGCCTGGCGAAGCGGAGTGGGAGTTCGCCTGCCGGGCCGGCAGCACCGGACGTTTCTGCTTCGGTGACGACGAAGAGAAACTGGCGGAGTATGCCAACGTTGCCGACGCGACGTGGAACGAGAAGTTTCCGAATCCCAAGGCGATCAAGGCGAAAGACGGCCATGTCTTCGCGGCACCTGTGGGACAGTTCAAGCCGAACGAATTCGGCCTCTACGATATGCATGGCAATGTGTGGGAATGGTGCGAGGATTTCTTCGGCAAATACTCGGCGCTGCCGAAGGATCGCAACGGTATTCAGAAGAAGAACCAAGGGCAACTGCGTCCGGTGCTGCGTGGCGGCGCGTGGTATCTCAACCCGGGTTCCTGCCGCAGCGCGAACCGTTACATCGTGGGCGTCGGTTCGAGCCGTTACGGTGCCGCCGGCTTCCGCGTCGTTGCCGTGCCATAA
- a CDS encoding formylglycine-generating enzyme family protein, which yields MRTLSVLCCQFTSLIVGVYLIAVTASGAEPGSDRGSVQEIKNSVGMKLLFIPPGKFLMGSPESEPGREAQEVQHEVELTKGFYLGTHEVTFGQFKQFVADTNYQTEGERDGKGAYGANEAGKIEEMHARFTWKTPGFEQTDEHPVVDVSWQDAKAFCNWLSEKEKKTYRLATEAEWEYACRAGTKTAYVHGDDPEGLATVGNGADATARAKFPGWSIGIQGKDGHLFTAPVGQFKANAFSLYDMHGNVWEWCEDWYVPNSHPQEKQIDPTGPATGKAKVQRGGGWSSDSKRLRSAARVGRDQSAYRGCYLGFRVVLEQSPAEAPKESGTAAEKPAGGRVAYMLLVNGAVTDAVVKAANIEGHRSVVAPYIGTWHDIKGMERIQSGRLDRLERGEIDTLLIGTLHCYPHAETWNNHVGLDSTPAGLAALGVKNNPTFHIVWQTYVWPVGQMPKDGKKTLDVAAMKKRAASEPLKELEKLVDAINEKHGRKVVLISPVGVATIKLVEMVAEGKFPGITDPADLWTEFNMHSNRHVLALTAYCNVATMYGVSPIGLKPDFSQVTYGGGGKGPGIQSMEGITEEQRVILQNIAWEAVSKYPHAGFATTK from the coding sequence ATGCGAACCCTATCCGTCTTGTGTTGCCAGTTTACTTCGTTGATTGTCGGTGTCTACCTCATCGCGGTCACGGCCTCGGGTGCCGAACCCGGTTCAGATCGGGGGAGCGTCCAGGAAATCAAAAATAGCGTGGGGATGAAACTCCTGTTCATCCCGCCGGGAAAGTTCTTGATGGGCTCGCCGGAAAGCGAACCCGGTCGCGAGGCTCAAGAGGTCCAGCACGAGGTGGAACTGACGAAGGGGTTTTACCTGGGAACGCATGAAGTCACATTCGGCCAGTTCAAGCAATTCGTCGCCGACACGAATTACCAGACCGAAGGCGAGCGCGACGGCAAGGGGGCCTACGGCGCCAACGAGGCGGGCAAGATCGAAGAGATGCACGCCCGGTTCACCTGGAAAACCCCTGGGTTCGAGCAGACCGACGAACATCCGGTGGTCGATGTGTCGTGGCAGGATGCCAAAGCGTTTTGTAATTGGCTGAGCGAAAAGGAGAAGAAGACCTATCGCTTGGCGACCGAAGCCGAATGGGAATATGCGTGTCGCGCCGGCACGAAGACGGCGTACGTGCATGGCGACGATCCCGAAGGCTTGGCGACCGTGGGCAACGGAGCCGACGCTACGGCGCGAGCCAAGTTTCCCGGCTGGTCCATCGGCATCCAGGGGAAGGACGGGCACCTCTTCACGGCCCCGGTGGGCCAATTCAAAGCGAACGCCTTCAGCCTGTATGACATGCACGGCAATGTGTGGGAGTGGTGCGAAGACTGGTACGTGCCGAACAGCCATCCCCAAGAAAAGCAGATCGATCCGACTGGGCCAGCGACAGGCAAAGCCAAAGTGCAACGCGGCGGCGGTTGGTCGAGCGACTCAAAGCGCCTGCGATCCGCAGCTCGCGTTGGTCGCGATCAATCGGCCTATCGCGGCTGCTACCTCGGCTTTCGCGTGGTCCTGGAGCAATCGCCGGCCGAGGCTCCCAAGGAATCGGGAACTGCTGCGGAAAAACCCGCCGGAGGGCGCGTGGCCTACATGCTGCTCGTCAACGGCGCGGTGACCGATGCCGTCGTCAAGGCCGCAAATATCGAAGGACATAGGTCCGTCGTTGCTCCTTACATCGGAACCTGGCACGACATCAAGGGCATGGAACGCATTCAGTCCGGTCGCCTCGACCGCCTCGAGCGGGGAGAGATCGACACGCTGCTGATTGGAACGTTGCACTGCTACCCTCACGCGGAGACGTGGAATAATCACGTTGGCCTGGACTCCACTCCGGCGGGCCTGGCCGCGCTCGGCGTCAAAAACAACCCGACGTTTCACATCGTTTGGCAGACGTACGTTTGGCCCGTGGGTCAGATGCCAAAGGACGGCAAGAAAACGCTCGACGTGGCCGCCATGAAGAAGCGCGCCGCGTCGGAACCGCTGAAAGAGCTGGAGAAATTGGTCGACGCCATCAACGAGAAACACGGTCGGAAAGTCGTGCTCATCTCGCCGGTCGGAGTGGCCACGATCAAGCTGGTGGAAATGGTCGCCGAAGGAAAATTCCCCGGCATCACCGATCCGGCTGACCTGTGGACCGAATTCAACATGCACTCCAACCGCCACGTGCTGGCGCTGACCGCCTACTGTAACGTCGCCACGATGTACGGCGTCTCGCCGATCGGGCTGAAGCCGGACTTCTCGCAGGTCACCTATGGCGGCGGTGGCAAAGGCCCCGGCATCCAGTCGATGGAGGGCATCACCGAAGAACAGCGGGTGATCCTGCAGAACATCGCCTGGGAGGCGGTGTCGAAATATCCGCATGCGGGATTCGCGACCACCAAGTAG
- a CDS encoding DUF1592 domain-containing protein: protein MQDDSNKSKNTISRYAMKDFVRWAFCALGCALCSQMYVLAASPDFERDVLPFLKRHCYTCHDAKQAKAGFRIDQLGTDFLSGTTADDWHEVINQINSGEMPPEDEARPDAKAAFAVVEWVGAKLKEAEKLARMSGGRILMRRLNRQEYANTLGDLFQLDPHFVEKLKRELPADGKAEGFDRIGSALFFDQTQMLGYLDWADQIAHEAVQSAPPQTETYVYEAEKHLNRNESPTVEVAQAIDHKIPLGPTFYAKQATGIEMWAGHGGKPDEDKTWAMVPHGPRPDLTKLVKRDGYYRVRVHAGASPGARGTPVVMRLTYATGTPLESVHDIPIQGTLEKPGVAESLLFLRAGQPDQQKGLMPTWNGINNLRINNPEWNALHLRWLQSQGKISKAVAARDDAEVTRLKAEREQVLKDLNAFTGPRWIPHPTQDPATAPRLFLDKIEVEGPLPKEWPPASHVVLGLDEKTPQDENGLRLVFARLLPRAYRRPVESKEVDKLVSLAAGAMQREKLSFPDALRLGLQTMLCSPGFVFIQEPQPRAADPAKGTRPLNDFELASRLSYFLWSSLPDEELLALAAKGALRQPAMQRAQVTRMLADAKSRRFVENFAGQWLDVEQFGSVEPAKEYKDYDNALKLASREEPRAFFQQVLTENLPVANFLDSEFLVINERLARHYGIEGVSGEAFQKVALTPEHHRGGVLGMAGLLTLLADGTRTLPVRRGAWVLEKLLNDPSPPPPPNAGDIQPNTAGKNLSVRERLQLHRSEPNCASCHAKLDSYGLALENYDAVGAWRERQNGEGIQGPRAPVIDASGALKSGRAFQDLSGYKAALMAEQDKFNRAFTEKLLTYALGRPVGYVDHATIETILKSEPRLQSLVQAVVASEPFQTK from the coding sequence ATGCAAGATGACTCCAACAAGTCGAAGAACACCATTTCAAGGTATGCGATGAAAGATTTCGTGCGCTGGGCCTTCTGTGCTCTGGGTTGCGCGCTGTGTTCGCAAATGTACGTGCTCGCCGCTAGCCCCGATTTCGAACGCGACGTCCTGCCGTTCCTTAAGCGGCACTGCTACACCTGCCATGATGCGAAGCAGGCGAAGGCCGGCTTCCGCATCGACCAGCTCGGCACGGATTTCCTCAGTGGCACGACTGCGGATGATTGGCACGAAGTCATCAACCAGATTAACAGTGGCGAAATGCCGCCAGAGGATGAGGCTCGACCGGATGCAAAAGCGGCCTTTGCGGTTGTCGAATGGGTGGGTGCGAAACTCAAGGAAGCCGAGAAATTAGCCCGCATGAGCGGTGGACGCATCCTGATGCGGCGGCTGAACCGGCAGGAATACGCAAACACGTTGGGTGACCTGTTCCAGCTCGATCCGCATTTTGTCGAGAAGTTGAAACGCGAACTACCTGCGGATGGCAAGGCGGAAGGCTTCGACCGCATCGGGAGTGCGTTGTTTTTCGACCAGACGCAGATGCTCGGTTATCTCGACTGGGCCGATCAGATTGCCCACGAAGCGGTGCAGAGCGCGCCGCCGCAGACGGAGACCTATGTCTATGAAGCGGAAAAGCACCTGAACCGGAACGAAAGCCCGACCGTCGAAGTGGCGCAAGCTATCGACCATAAGATTCCTCTCGGCCCCACTTTTTACGCCAAGCAGGCCACCGGCATCGAGATGTGGGCCGGCCATGGTGGCAAACCCGATGAAGACAAAACGTGGGCGATGGTGCCGCATGGACCGCGTCCGGACCTGACGAAGCTGGTCAAGCGGGATGGCTATTACCGCGTGCGCGTTCATGCCGGGGCCTCGCCCGGCGCGAGGGGCACGCCAGTGGTGATGCGCCTCACCTACGCCACCGGCACGCCGCTGGAGAGCGTCCACGATATTCCCATCCAGGGAACTCTGGAGAAGCCGGGCGTGGCGGAGTCGCTGCTGTTCTTGCGGGCCGGGCAGCCGGACCAGCAGAAGGGTTTGATGCCAACTTGGAACGGTATCAACAACCTGCGCATCAACAATCCCGAATGGAACGCACTGCACCTGCGTTGGCTCCAGTCGCAGGGTAAAATTTCAAAAGCTGTGGCCGCACGGGACGATGCCGAAGTCACGCGACTAAAGGCCGAGCGCGAGCAGGTACTCAAGGATTTGAATGCCTTCACCGGGCCGCGCTGGATTCCGCACCCGACACAGGACCCGGCCACTGCCCCCCGGCTCTTCTTGGACAAAATCGAAGTGGAAGGTCCGCTGCCAAAGGAATGGCCGCCGGCGAGCCATGTCGTGCTCGGGCTCGATGAGAAGACACCGCAGGATGAGAACGGATTGCGATTGGTGTTCGCTCGGCTGCTGCCGCGAGCGTATCGTCGCCCGGTTGAATCAAAGGAGGTCGATAAGCTCGTGAGCCTCGCCGCCGGTGCCATGCAACGCGAGAAGCTGTCCTTTCCAGATGCACTGCGGCTGGGCCTGCAAACGATGCTCTGCTCGCCGGGCTTTGTTTTCATCCAGGAGCCGCAACCGCGCGCCGCTGACCCCGCCAAGGGGACGCGCCCTTTGAATGACTTCGAACTCGCGAGCCGCCTCTCCTATTTCCTCTGGAGCAGCTTGCCGGACGAGGAGCTGCTCGCGCTCGCGGCGAAAGGCGCACTCCGGCAACCCGCAATGCAACGCGCGCAGGTCACACGCATGTTGGCCGATGCGAAGAGCCGGCGTTTCGTCGAGAACTTCGCCGGTCAGTGGCTCGATGTGGAGCAATTCGGCAGCGTGGAGCCGGCAAAGGAATACAAAGACTATGACAACGCGCTGAAACTCGCCAGCCGCGAGGAGCCGCGGGCGTTTTTTCAACAGGTGCTCACGGAGAATCTGCCGGTCGCGAACTTCCTCGACTCCGAATTCCTCGTCATCAACGAACGGCTCGCACGGCATTACGGCATTGAAGGTGTGAGCGGTGAGGCGTTTCAAAAAGTCGCGCTCACGCCGGAGCATCATCGCGGCGGCGTGCTCGGCATGGCAGGACTGCTGACCTTGCTGGCCGATGGCACCCGCACCTTGCCCGTGCGTCGTGGCGCGTGGGTCTTGGAAAAGCTGCTCAACGACCCGTCACCGCCTCCGCCGCCGAACGCGGGCGACATTCAGCCAAACACCGCTGGGAAGAACCTCAGCGTGCGCGAGCGTCTCCAATTGCACCGCAGCGAGCCGAACTGCGCGAGCTGCCATGCCAAGCTTGACTCCTATGGCCTCGCACTGGAAAACTACGACGCGGTCGGTGCCTGGCGCGAGCGGCAGAATGGCGAGGGCATCCAAGGACCGAGAGCGCCCGTCATCGACGCCAGCGGCGCGCTCAAATCCGGACGCGCGTTCCAAGATCTCTCCGGCTACAAAGCCGCCTTGATGGCCGAGCAGGACAAATTCAATCGCGCCTTTACAGAAAAACTGCTCACCTACGCGCTCGGCCGCCCCGTGGGCTATGTCGACCACGCCACCATTGAAACCATCCTGAAATCCGAGCCACGCCTGCAGTCGCTCGTGCAAGCGGTCGTCGCCTCCGAACCCTTTCAAACCAAATAA
- a CDS encoding HEAT repeat domain-containing protein, with product MQKKEDRIGKDEIKESIEKTVAAIAAGGRENVLGLIEMLAEPGSMEDCRPHFALHCVVNYPLVTRDEKMRSETCETLASQLGNGKLSAYNRSYLCQELQWAGRDEACTALGKAVLDEGTSDAAAMALVAIGGERAAAPLRAAAETAKGKVRLNVIDALAKLADSKSEAAFTAALSDPDEEVRLAAAAGLSKAGLPTAAKPLLTAAEAAKGWQRIQLTKSCLVLAEKLAAAGKKPEARQIYKQLKTTRTADNERHVREFAEIGLKAIA from the coding sequence ATGCAGAAGAAAGAAGATCGAATCGGCAAAGACGAGATCAAGGAGTCGATCGAAAAGACGGTGGCCGCGATTGCCGCCGGGGGAAGGGAAAACGTCCTCGGTCTGATCGAGATGCTCGCGGAACCCGGCAGCATGGAGGACTGTAGACCGCACTTCGCCCTGCACTGTGTGGTCAACTATCCGCTCGTGACCCGCGACGAGAAGATGCGGAGCGAGACCTGCGAGACATTGGCCTCGCAACTGGGCAATGGCAAGCTCAGCGCCTACAACCGCAGTTACCTCTGCCAGGAATTGCAGTGGGCTGGCCGCGACGAGGCCTGTACCGCGCTCGGCAAGGCGGTTCTGGACGAGGGCACATCCGACGCCGCCGCGATGGCCCTGGTGGCCATCGGCGGCGAGCGGGCGGCGGCGCCCTTGCGCGCCGCGGCGGAAACGGCCAAGGGGAAAGTGCGGCTCAATGTCATCGACGCCCTGGCAAAGCTGGCCGACTCCAAGTCGGAGGCGGCCTTTACCGCGGCTCTCAGCGACCCCGATGAAGAAGTCCGTCTCGCCGCGGCCGCCGGACTATCGAAGGCGGGTTTGCCGACGGCGGCCAAGCCGTTGCTCACTGCGGCGGAAGCAGCCAAAGGGTGGCAGCGGATCCAGCTTACGAAGTCCTGCCTAGTACTGGCCGAGAAACTAGCTGCCGCCGGAAAGAAGCCGGAGGCCAGGCAAATCTACAAACAGCTAAAAACGACTCGGACAGCCGACAACGAACGGCATGTTCGCGAGTTTGCGGAGATTGGGCTTAAGGCAATCGCTTGA